One window of Akkermansia biwaensis genomic DNA carries:
- a CDS encoding RHS repeat domain-containing protein, producing MARSSTPLTPSSNSGPALRYNHPMAWSASFSQDERRVTVKRPSGSHIYFKAEMGSSEASPVGSSRKLSYRVRLLNQDLTPNTQGTPAYMDMVLPSGMSLRFSAATGEVVSVTSSSGNTMSAEEYARKVQVAYNPDGSLSSVYSRAQGLMRSIPGNNSLALEWYAPGNVSASHDGEFVVTGEPYKTALYETSMENGVKVTYITNQRVGQEPHFIERREEGNKVSIIKGEGDERIVRTIERNALPGSKWERIETIRGINDSQPSRSTRTVKKYTDGGWLTISSTEGYNTSSEQTTLYTYNDQFRVSLEIKPNGGYTRYEYDDQGRVVLQATPWAGGGERGTRTTYADLRFNDFRPAMEKEVIIAPDGTETVLNQRSYTYEDSPEVNRTTVTETALGSDQVHTSVSETYGEAAQYPYARGRQKMRQGIDGVQTVYTYEAASDHGAVHKVIETVQANGSIVPGQSTKSVQYIAENGTTTRKEQYVHTGEDWSLISTEDYEYDAELKRIKTTKGNGRFSTTEWMCCGPLTETDEDGVVTTYGYNSAKQLVETIRSATETTPETIVSYTRDADGKIISTRSDVGALATIESTEYDDLGRVVSRTDNLGRITRTGYNQNQLITIETRPSGATLTTKKYYDGFTLWQGGTGQREIETQLELTQEGILTTTLSQGAVLSRVLQNGFGETIRQEQPHAKGGFTTTFHFYNDRGQLIRTQKEDMAPVITVYDALGHTMKQIVLLDELHPESPAKNRISESSSCYRIREEGIYEVESSTFYNAQGLPLIQTTETMVSRLDPVLESKKIFTDVYGQQSIQWVEYTAPSKRTQYSQIPTSNITATAVVVDGFTISQTDYANIRSSQQRSYTTTGTILKKTDGRGNTTITETDLAQRPVKVTDAAGNVTRTSYHPCCDAPACITDALGGVTCYSYDIRGRKTAEYGDAIRPSCFAYDDSDHLIALTTFRANEENITTDPSNRTDGDTTTWMYDVATGMELKKTYADGSCVLKTYDRFNRPETLAKARGIVTTYTYAPLTGELLSVSHSDHTPGWNFTYNHLGQMTSITDASGFREASYDAYGRLQQDVSFGSVESCIQEDFDAFGRPCGYRLMIGTSTVQHSHLDYDRKGVIIRMNLEDLDIPFTWEYEETSGFVKQLSYPNGMVRKNTYHPTLNLLASIGYEDSRNGDALADYAYRYDELMRPVQRQDSRDGGTPATTRDFFYNSRSELVEDRIGQDGSFTYQYDNIGNRKTARELAEELSYEANRLNQYTEVGRNGDPFTPTYDADGNQTRVQTSKGIWDVTYDANDRPITLASKDGRTIIACGYDAQGRRFEKKVTVDGTPRSHTCYLYRGYLQVAELDMMHPEPVLVKSHLWDPTEPRATRLLMTTCWKNNGMEMDEHFYCMHDLLKNVTSIFGSQQERRALYDYASFGTPLTIQGDMAEANKIRFSSEYMDEESGLIYYNYRHLNPWDGRWINRDPGEENNGIHLYRFVDNATPVRFDYLGLFDWNPFGPTTRTFTITETENKIQQSFSLICTEDTTQTLETVKASLGADSLGFTYTEAQTLFGEIDYTSSLSLTKTGPNTVLASLTKATWKCTEDTSIFVSRLTNPGNPQPPLWGTGVNLTVEDAKILFEAKYSNEAMAIGTSINVLCSGGWKCMAGIEAKKTPKDTTYKATLGVEYGNFHAGATFSGDTGAAGVVGYRRTW from the coding sequence ATGGCGCGATCTTCCACTCCCCTTACCCCCAGCTCCAACAGCGGGCCTGCCCTGCGCTACAACCACCCCATGGCATGGAGCGCCTCCTTCTCCCAAGACGAACGGCGCGTCACCGTCAAGCGTCCCTCCGGAAGCCATATCTATTTCAAGGCAGAAATGGGAAGTTCCGAGGCTTCTCCCGTCGGCAGCTCCAGGAAACTGAGCTATCGCGTACGTCTGCTCAACCAAGACCTCACTCCCAATACCCAGGGTACTCCCGCCTACATGGACATGGTGCTTCCTTCCGGCATGAGCCTGCGCTTCTCAGCAGCCACCGGAGAGGTTGTCTCCGTCACCAGCTCCTCGGGCAACACTATGTCTGCCGAGGAGTATGCCCGCAAGGTCCAAGTGGCCTACAACCCGGACGGCTCTCTCAGCAGCGTCTATTCCCGGGCTCAGGGGCTGATGCGAAGCATTCCCGGAAACAACAGCCTTGCCCTGGAGTGGTACGCTCCCGGGAATGTCTCTGCATCCCATGATGGGGAATTTGTGGTTACCGGAGAGCCCTACAAGACGGCCCTTTATGAGACTTCCATGGAGAATGGGGTAAAAGTGACTTACATCACCAATCAACGGGTCGGGCAGGAACCGCACTTCATCGAACGGCGGGAAGAAGGCAACAAGGTAAGCATCATCAAGGGAGAGGGGGATGAGCGCATCGTGCGCACGATTGAACGTAACGCCCTGCCCGGCTCCAAGTGGGAGCGCATTGAAACTATCAGGGGCATCAATGATTCCCAGCCTTCCCGCAGTACACGCACAGTGAAGAAGTATACCGACGGGGGATGGCTGACCATCAGCAGCACGGAAGGATACAATACTTCCAGTGAACAGACCACCCTCTACACGTACAACGACCAGTTCCGCGTGTCTTTGGAAATCAAGCCCAACGGAGGCTACACGCGTTATGAATACGACGACCAGGGCCGGGTAGTTTTGCAAGCAACGCCGTGGGCTGGAGGAGGAGAGCGAGGAACACGTACCACCTACGCCGATCTGCGCTTCAATGATTTCAGGCCGGCAATGGAAAAAGAAGTGATTATCGCTCCGGACGGCACGGAAACCGTTCTGAACCAAAGGAGCTACACTTATGAAGACAGCCCCGAAGTCAACCGCACGACAGTGACCGAAACAGCTTTGGGTTCCGACCAGGTTCACACAAGCGTCTCGGAAACCTACGGAGAAGCAGCGCAGTACCCTTATGCCCGGGGGAGACAGAAGATGAGGCAGGGTATTGACGGAGTGCAAACCGTCTATACCTATGAAGCCGCCTCCGACCATGGAGCCGTTCACAAAGTGATAGAAACTGTGCAAGCTAATGGAAGCATTGTTCCCGGCCAAAGTACCAAAAGTGTGCAATACATTGCCGAAAACGGCACGACCACAAGAAAAGAGCAGTATGTCCACACGGGAGAAGACTGGTCATTGATTTCCACGGAGGACTATGAATACGATGCCGAGCTCAAGCGAATCAAAACGACGAAGGGCAACGGCCGCTTCAGCACGACGGAATGGATGTGCTGCGGTCCCTTGACGGAAACCGACGAGGATGGAGTAGTGACCACCTATGGCTACAACTCGGCTAAACAACTCGTGGAAACCATCCGCTCGGCAACAGAAACCACACCCGAAACGATTGTATCCTACACGAGAGATGCCGATGGAAAAATCATTTCCACGCGCTCTGATGTCGGTGCCCTGGCAACAATTGAAAGCACCGAATACGATGATCTGGGAAGAGTTGTTTCCCGAACGGATAACTTAGGCCGCATAACACGAACCGGATATAACCAAAACCAGCTCATTACAATAGAAACACGACCTTCCGGCGCTACTTTGACAACTAAAAAGTATTACGATGGTTTTACTCTCTGGCAGGGTGGAACCGGCCAGAGGGAAATCGAAACCCAGCTTGAGTTGACGCAAGAAGGCATCCTTACCACAACACTGTCTCAAGGAGCAGTTCTTTCCCGAGTTCTGCAAAATGGCTTTGGAGAAACTATCAGGCAGGAACAGCCCCATGCCAAGGGAGGCTTTACAACCACGTTCCACTTCTATAATGACAGGGGTCAACTCATCCGCACCCAAAAGGAAGACATGGCGCCCGTAATCACCGTCTATGATGCCCTGGGCCATACGATGAAACAGATCGTCCTGCTAGACGAGCTTCATCCGGAATCCCCCGCAAAGAATAGGATATCGGAAAGTTCTTCCTGCTACCGCATCCGGGAAGAGGGAATCTACGAGGTTGAATCCTCCACCTTCTACAATGCCCAGGGGTTACCCCTTATCCAGACTACAGAAACCATGGTTTCCAGACTGGACCCCGTATTGGAAAGCAAGAAGATTTTCACTGACGTATACGGACAACAAAGTATCCAGTGGGTGGAGTACACCGCTCCCTCCAAGCGAACCCAGTACAGTCAAATACCAACCTCAAACATTACAGCCACCGCTGTCGTCGTAGACGGATTTACAATAAGCCAAACCGATTACGCCAACATCCGTTCCTCACAACAGCGTTCCTATACCACCACGGGTACTATTCTGAAAAAAACCGACGGACGCGGCAACACCACCATTACGGAGACGGATCTTGCCCAGCGTCCGGTCAAAGTCACTGATGCTGCCGGCAATGTTACCAGAACCAGTTACCATCCCTGCTGTGATGCTCCCGCCTGCATTACTGACGCATTGGGGGGAGTCACTTGCTATTCCTATGACATTCGCGGACGAAAAACGGCGGAATACGGCGATGCCATCCGGCCATCCTGCTTTGCTTATGACGACAGCGACCATCTGATTGCCCTGACCACCTTCCGGGCGAATGAGGAGAACATCACGACCGATCCTTCCAACCGTACTGACGGAGACACCACCACATGGATGTATGACGTAGCCACGGGAATGGAATTAAAAAAAACGTATGCTGACGGATCCTGCGTTCTCAAAACCTATGACCGGTTCAACCGTCCGGAAACGCTCGCCAAGGCACGAGGTATCGTCACAACGTACACCTATGCTCCTCTTACCGGGGAACTTCTTTCAGTCAGCCACAGTGATCATACGCCGGGATGGAACTTCACTTATAATCATCTGGGGCAGATGACCTCAATCACCGATGCTTCGGGGTTCAGGGAAGCCTCCTACGACGCTTATGGCAGATTACAGCAGGATGTCTCGTTTGGTAGCGTGGAAAGCTGTATCCAAGAAGATTTTGACGCCTTCGGACGTCCCTGTGGGTACCGTCTGATGATCGGCACGAGCACTGTGCAGCACTCTCATCTTGACTATGACCGGAAAGGAGTCATTATTAGAATGAATCTGGAAGATTTGGACATTCCCTTTACATGGGAATACGAAGAAACAAGCGGATTCGTAAAACAACTTTCCTATCCCAACGGCATGGTCCGCAAGAATACCTACCATCCCACGCTCAACCTCCTGGCCTCCATCGGTTACGAAGACTCCAGGAATGGCGATGCCTTGGCTGACTACGCCTACCGCTACGACGAGCTGATGCGTCCGGTGCAAAGACAGGATTCCCGGGATGGGGGTACGCCCGCAACAACGAGGGACTTTTTTTACAACAGCCGCAGTGAACTGGTAGAAGACCGGATCGGTCAGGATGGGAGCTTCACGTACCAGTACGACAACATCGGCAATCGCAAGACCGCCCGGGAACTGGCAGAGGAACTCTCGTACGAAGCTAACCGGCTCAACCAGTACACGGAGGTGGGCAGAAACGGCGACCCGTTCACGCCCACTTACGATGCAGACGGCAACCAGACTAGGGTCCAGACATCCAAGGGAATCTGGGATGTAACCTATGACGCCAACGACCGCCCCATTACCCTGGCAAGCAAAGACGGACGAACAATCATTGCCTGCGGTTATGACGCTCAGGGACGCCGCTTTGAGAAAAAAGTCACCGTTGACGGAACCCCCCGCAGCCATACCTGCTATTTGTACCGGGGCTATCTGCAGGTAGCCGAACTGGATATGATGCATCCCGAACCCGTGCTAGTGAAGAGCCATTTGTGGGATCCAACGGAACCGAGAGCCACGCGCCTCCTGATGACAACATGTTGGAAGAACAATGGAATGGAGATGGATGAACATTTCTACTGCATGCATGACTTGCTGAAGAATGTTACTTCTATCTTCGGCAGCCAGCAGGAAAGAAGAGCCCTTTACGACTACGCCTCCTTCGGCACGCCCCTCACAATCCAGGGAGACATGGCCGAGGCCAACAAAATCCGTTTCTCCAGCGAATACATGGATGAAGAATCGGGGCTCATCTACTACAATTACCGCCATCTCAATCCCTGGGACGGCAGGTGGATTAATCGCGATCCGGGAGAAGAAAATAATGGGATTCATCTCTACAGATTTGTTGACAATGCAACGCCTGTTCGATTCGATTATCTGGGACTGTTTGATTGGAACCCGTTCGGACCTACCACAAGAACCTTCACAATTACAGAAACGGAAAACAAAATCCAGCAGTCGTTCTCCTTGATTTGCACGGAGGATACAACCCAGACTCTGGAAACGGTCAAAGCATCTTTAGGTGCTGATTCCTTAGGGTTCACGTATACTGAAGCCCAAACCCTATTTGGAGAAATTGATTATACCAGTTCCCTGTCGCTTACCAAGACAGGCCCCAATACTGTACTTGCAAGCTTGACCAAGGCTACGTGGAAATGTACGGAGGATACTTCAATTTTTGTAAGCAGACTGACAAATCCCGGGAACCCCCAACCACCATTGTGGGGTACGGGAGTCAATCTTACTGTTGAAGATGCAAAAATTCTATTTGAAGCAAAATACTCAAACGAAGCAATGGCTATTGGGACCAGTATCAATGTATTATGCTCTGGAGGATGGAAGTGCATGGCGGGCATTGAAGCAAAGAAAACTCCAAAAGATACAACCTACAAGGCAACATTGGGCGTTGAATACGGGAATTTTCATGCAGGCGCCACTTTTTCCGGAGATACCGGAGCCGCAGGGGTTGTGGGTTATCGCAGAACATGGTAA
- a CDS encoding SDR family oxidoreductase translates to MMDSDFSGKVVVVTGGASGIGRAIAEAFAAAGALLAVMDVDHEQTAGLLDVLEGEGHICVTGDAGVEEDLRFFAEKVLEHFGRVDVLVNNACISRRGILSGCSYEDFNEVLRVGVSAPYLLSSLFLEHFPRGASIVNIASSRAFMSQKDTESYSAAKGGIIALTHALAMSLAPRGVRVNSISPGWIDTGKFGTLTREDARQHPAGRAGVPADIVKGVFFLCLSGFVTAENLVIDGGMTRMMVYHGEEGWTYNPEARETEPS, encoded by the coding sequence ATGATGGATTCTGATTTTTCCGGCAAGGTTGTCGTGGTGACGGGAGGCGCTTCCGGCATTGGTCGGGCCATTGCAGAGGCTTTTGCCGCGGCGGGAGCTCTGCTGGCTGTGATGGACGTTGACCATGAGCAGACGGCCGGACTTCTGGATGTTCTGGAGGGAGAGGGCCATATCTGCGTGACGGGTGATGCGGGTGTGGAGGAGGACCTTCGCTTTTTTGCGGAAAAGGTGCTTGAGCATTTCGGCCGCGTGGATGTGCTGGTGAATAATGCGTGCATCAGCCGCCGGGGCATTCTCTCCGGTTGTTCCTATGAGGATTTCAATGAGGTTCTGCGCGTAGGGGTTTCCGCCCCTTATCTGCTGTCCAGCTTGTTTCTGGAACATTTTCCCCGCGGGGCTTCCATCGTCAATATAGCTTCCAGCCGCGCGTTCATGTCCCAGAAGGACACGGAGAGCTACAGCGCCGCGAAAGGCGGGATCATCGCGCTGACGCACGCTCTCGCCATGAGCCTGGCGCCGCGGGGCGTGCGCGTGAACAGCATTAGCCCCGGCTGGATTGATACGGGAAAGTTCGGCACACTAACGCGGGAGGATGCCCGGCAGCATCCCGCAGGGCGCGCGGGCGTTCCCGCGGACATTGTGAAAGGGGTGTTCTTCCTGTGCCTTTCCGGATTCGTCACTGCGGAAAACCTGGTCATTGACGGCGGCATGACCCGCATGATGGTGTACCACGGGGAAGAGGGGTGGACATATAATCCGGAAGCGCGGGAAACGGAGCCTTCCTGA
- a CDS encoding tetratricopeptide repeat protein encodes MMRTILITYGCLSCLFSAGYGEENQPTVSDIPSCGILEAGKQTEIAALEQAAEQGDVQAQCRLVVIYARGEKIPKDERKAFAWASRAAQSGNPEGMLLLANCYYQGTGISQDIVQTRKWLLKSAEKGHPEAQFNLGILSEQGEGMAKNLQQAAVWYRKAAEQGFPPAQNNLGLCYLHGKGVKKDARQGVMWIFKAARQGFHASLEILLNIPGEGNPAGQVALEDVKTILRHDIQQGKDAGKNEEMLQMIVKSESENKQKLSELASLEEAAKKGDAEAQYKLVYMYVGRNKQKAFSWASRAAHQGSPQGMAALGELYYRGIGTDRNLDKAKEWLAKGAEQGAPAAQYNLGFLYEQGEGVEKNAQQAAIWYRKAAEQGFPAAQDKLGICYLEGLGVRKDEKEALVWLHKAARQGNSTAQYNLGVLHEKGKGTDQDLQQAAAWFRKAAEQGFAKAQFNLGIFYLLGTGVEKDERQGVMWIFKAAQQGLPRAMENLRHIPGEGSPAEQTALEEVKTILRHDIQQGKDAEKNEKLLRMIDQAKSQNQ; translated from the coding sequence ATGATGCGCACGATTCTTATTACATACGGATGTCTGTCATGCCTGTTCAGCGCTGGTTATGGAGAAGAAAACCAGCCAACTGTTTCGGACATTCCTTCCTGCGGGATTCTGGAAGCAGGGAAGCAGACGGAAATAGCCGCTCTGGAACAGGCGGCGGAACAGGGAGACGTGCAAGCCCAATGCCGCCTCGTGGTTATCTATGCCCGTGGAGAAAAAATCCCTAAAGATGAACGGAAAGCCTTTGCCTGGGCATCCCGGGCTGCCCAGTCGGGCAATCCGGAGGGAATGCTTCTGCTCGCCAATTGTTATTATCAGGGAACAGGGATATCCCAAGACATTGTCCAAACGAGAAAATGGCTTTTAAAATCAGCAGAAAAAGGGCATCCGGAAGCGCAATTCAATCTGGGAATCCTGTCTGAGCAGGGAGAAGGAATGGCGAAGAACCTGCAACAAGCCGCCGTCTGGTACCGGAAGGCGGCGGAACAAGGCTTCCCGCCAGCTCAAAACAACCTGGGGTTATGTTATCTGCATGGCAAGGGAGTGAAAAAAGATGCACGTCAAGGGGTCATGTGGATATTCAAGGCGGCCCGGCAGGGATTCCACGCCTCTCTGGAAATCTTGCTCAACATACCCGGAGAGGGTAACCCTGCGGGACAGGTTGCCCTTGAGGATGTGAAAACAATTCTCCGACATGACATTCAACAAGGCAAAGATGCCGGGAAAAATGAAGAAATGCTTCAGATGATCGTAAAATCGGAATCGGAGAATAAACAGAAACTTTCGGAACTGGCCTCCTTGGAAGAGGCTGCTAAAAAAGGAGACGCAGAAGCGCAATACAAACTGGTTTACATGTATGTCGGCAGGAATAAACAGAAAGCCTTTTCGTGGGCATCCCGGGCGGCTCATCAGGGAAGCCCGCAGGGAATGGCTGCACTTGGAGAACTCTATTACCGGGGTATAGGAACCGATCGAAACCTCGACAAGGCAAAGGAATGGCTTGCCAAGGGCGCCGAGCAAGGAGCGCCAGCAGCCCAATACAACTTGGGCTTTTTATATGAGCAAGGAGAAGGGGTAGAGAAAAATGCGCAGCAGGCGGCCATCTGGTACCGGAAGGCGGCTGAACAAGGATTTCCGGCCGCGCAGGACAAGTTGGGAATATGTTATCTGGAAGGACTGGGAGTCCGCAAAGATGAAAAGGAAGCCTTGGTATGGCTGCATAAGGCAGCTCGGCAAGGAAATTCAACAGCTCAATACAATCTGGGCGTTTTGCACGAAAAAGGAAAGGGTACGGACCAAGATCTGCAGCAGGCGGCCGCTTGGTTCCGAAAAGCAGCGGAACAGGGATTTGCCAAAGCACAATTCAATTTGGGGATTTTTTATCTGCTGGGAACGGGCGTGGAAAAAGATGAACGTCAAGGGGTCATGTGGATATTCAAGGCGGCTCAACAGGGACTTCCAAGAGCTATGGAGAATTTGCGGCATATACCCGGTGAAGGAAGCCCCGCGGAACAGACTGCCCTTGAAGAGGTGAAAACGATTCTCCGGCATGACATTCAACAAGGCAAGGATGCTGAAAAAAATGAAAAACTGCTCCGGATGATTGATCAGGCAAAATCCCAAAATCAATAG